The Fortiea contorta PCC 7126 genome has a segment encoding these proteins:
- a CDS encoding lipid-A-disaccharide synthase, which yields MTPVDILILSNGPGEVTTWVRPVVKALRQQFGDDRNQVRISVVLSPCPNATGKEVAIALTYPEVDRVQGAEHFWQFLLWGKTAQNWDWRECGVVVFLGGDQIFPVIIGKKLGYRTVVYAEWDARWHSLIDHFAIMKPQVAQQVSQKYAHKFTVVGDLMVEAQGGNSGENTSSLPTKELIGVLPGSKPAKLAQGVPLTLAIAEYIHANRPQTEFVIPVAPTLDLPTLASFADPEKNSLVQTFGFSGASLSIPADSTDNPELKTGKGLSIRLYQENPAYELLSRCRICLTTVGANTAELGALAVPMIVLLPTQQLDAMRSWDGLPGLLANLPGVGATFAKIINWFFLRRKGLLAWPNIWAQAEIVPELVGELQASVVGEMVLDLLAHPEKLAAIRTNLRNARGVSGAAQKLAQIVSQELENLI from the coding sequence ATGACTCCAGTAGATATTCTGATCTTATCAAACGGCCCTGGTGAGGTGACTACCTGGGTGCGCCCGGTGGTCAAGGCGTTGCGACAACAATTCGGTGATGACCGTAATCAAGTCAGGATTAGTGTAGTTTTATCACCTTGTCCCAATGCTACAGGAAAAGAAGTGGCGATCGCTCTGACTTACCCCGAAGTAGATAGAGTCCAAGGTGCAGAGCATTTTTGGCAGTTTTTGCTTTGGGGAAAAACTGCTCAAAACTGGGATTGGCGAGAATGTGGTGTCGTTGTTTTCCTTGGTGGTGATCAAATTTTCCCCGTCATCATCGGCAAAAAACTCGGTTATCGCACAGTAGTTTACGCTGAATGGGACGCGCGCTGGCACAGCTTAATTGACCATTTTGCGATCATGAAACCGCAAGTTGCTCAACAGGTTTCCCAAAAGTATGCTCATAAATTTACTGTTGTTGGGGATTTGATGGTCGAAGCCCAAGGGGGAAACTCAGGGGAAAACACATCTTCCCTCCCAACAAAAGAACTTATAGGTGTTTTACCAGGGTCAAAACCTGCTAAATTAGCTCAAGGAGTACCATTAACATTAGCGATCGCTGAATATATCCACGCCAACAGACCCCAAACTGAATTTGTCATTCCCGTCGCCCCTACCCTAGATTTACCAACTTTAGCGAGTTTCGCCGACCCCGAAAAAAATTCCTTAGTGCAAACCTTCGGCTTTAGTGGTGCTTCTCTAAGTATCCCCGCAGACAGCACAGATAATCCAGAACTGAAAACTGGTAAAGGTTTAAGTATCAGACTTTACCAAGAAAACCCAGCTTATGAATTATTATCCCGCTGTCGCATCTGCTTAACTACCGTTGGTGCAAACACCGCCGAACTTGGTGCCTTAGCAGTGCCGATGATTGTTTTGCTACCAACACAACAACTAGATGCGATGCGTTCTTGGGATGGTCTACCAGGACTATTAGCTAATTTACCAGGCGTCGGCGCAACTTTCGCCAAAATAATTAACTGGTTTTTCCTCAGACGCAAAGGTTTATTAGCCTGGCCCAACATTTGGGCGCAAGCAGAGATAGTTCCAGAACTTGTGGGAGAACTGCAAGCTTCAGTGGTGGGAGAAATGGTATTAGACTTGTTAGCGCACCCCGAAAAATTAGCAGCAATTCGCACCAACCTCCGTAATGCTCGTGGTGTATCTGGCGCAGCTCAGAAGCTAGCACAAATCGTCAGCCAGGAACTGGAGAATTTAATCTGA
- a CDS encoding ATP-binding protein yields MPMPSLKLSQAGLKIVKQARQEKGWTIDNPLWLESASQVLVPESDWEHAEVFARGVSLPTLKRFLHGKGIDSSVFKAFCQVLGLNWQDLIERSLKFSSATIPDIPLFFGRRYELATLTQEIAQGKRLVAITGMGGIGKTARCFKFVCPTNPKLIIFHTCCTF; encoded by the coding sequence GTGCCAATGCCTAGCCTCAAACTCTCACAGGCTGGATTAAAAATCGTCAAACAAGCTCGTCAAGAAAAAGGTTGGACGATTGATAATCCACTTTGGTTAGAGTCTGCGAGTCAAGTTTTGGTTCCTGAGAGTGACTGGGAACATGCAGAGGTGTTTGCTAGAGGGGTATCTTTGCCTACATTGAAACGCTTTCTGCACGGTAAGGGAATTGATAGTTCTGTATTTAAAGCATTTTGTCAAGTATTGGGGTTGAATTGGCAAGATTTAATCGAGCGTTCCCTTAAATTTTCATCGGCGACAATTCCCGACATTCCTTTATTTTTTGGGCGACGTTATGAACTGGCGACACTTACCCAGGAAATCGCCCAAGGAAAGCGCCTAGTTGCGATTACGGGGATGGGAGGGATTGGCAAAACAGCCAGGTGCTTTAAGTTTGTGTGTCCAACGAATCCAAAATTGATTATTTTCCACACCTGTTGTACTTTCTAA
- a CDS encoding serine/threonine protein kinase encodes MAYCINPDCSRRENPDDIAVCQNCGTPLVLQNRYRIKHPLQQRAFAYTEVFEIEDLITQNQPLVLKSLKEVTPDLWRLFEQEAAILTSLQHPGLPAGKTLFPLILSTGRQLRCLVMEKIEGEDLQTWLSHHPGVISYQTALDWLKQLTQILQFVHQEGFFHRDIKPANIMLNPEGKLVLIDFGTARQMTQTVVNGKSVTVIVSLGYTAPEQIEGCAVLQSDFYALGRTFIYLLTGIDPTSDRAPNFRTWYKYVKDRRTPPKFIALIQALTNFQPQRRPPTAQAILEKIADVEQYSWGQWQKFLLSATCGVLLIFGAKSVYEKITSAIAWLQLKLLPTQFPNSSNKK; translated from the coding sequence ATGGCGTACTGCATCAATCCTGATTGTTCGCGGCGAGAAAATCCTGATGATATTGCGGTATGTCAAAACTGTGGAACGCCATTAGTGCTGCAAAACCGCTACCGAATTAAGCACCCTCTCCAACAGCGGGCGTTTGCTTATACAGAAGTGTTTGAGATTGAAGATTTAATTACACAAAATCAGCCATTGGTGCTCAAGTCTCTTAAGGAAGTCACTCCCGATTTATGGCGATTGTTTGAGCAAGAAGCAGCAATATTAACAAGTTTGCAGCATCCTGGTTTACCTGCTGGGAAAACTTTATTTCCTTTAATTTTATCTACAGGTCGTCAATTACGCTGTTTGGTGATGGAAAAAATCGAGGGTGAAGATTTACAAACTTGGCTGAGTCACCATCCAGGGGTGATATCTTATCAAACTGCGTTGGATTGGTTGAAGCAGTTAACGCAGATTTTGCAATTTGTGCACCAGGAGGGTTTTTTTCATCGAGATATCAAGCCTGCAAATATTATGCTTAATCCTGAGGGGAAGTTAGTATTGATTGATTTTGGCACGGCGCGTCAGATGACGCAGACTGTTGTTAATGGTAAATCGGTAACGGTAATTGTTTCACTTGGCTATACTGCGCCGGAACAAATCGAAGGATGCGCTGTTTTGCAGTCAGATTTTTATGCGCTGGGACGGACTTTTATTTATTTACTGACTGGTATTGATCCTACAAGCGATCGCGCTCCAAATTTCCGCACTTGGTACAAATACGTTAAAGACCGCCGCACTCCACCAAAATTTATAGCTCTAATTCAAGCACTGACTAACTTTCAGCCTCAACGTCGTCCGCCCACAGCCCAAGCGATTTTAGAAAAAATAGCCGATGTTGAGCAGTATAGCTGGGGACAATGGCAAAAATTTTTATTGAGTGCGACTTGTGGAGTTTTGCTGATTTTCGGTGCTAAATCGGTCTATGAAAAAATTACATCAGCGATCGCCTGGCTGCAGCTAAAATTGCTACCTACGCAATTTCCCAACTCAAGCAACAAAAAATAG
- a CDS encoding ABC transporter substrate-binding protein, producing the protein MFYSQGSVYAESLAKAVRLAAKSSQGQVISHQPAFNLASDRFDGNAALKQAKAQGATVVVLIPDAGVGLYNAIPNALRVIKENNEQFWLIGGDSLYSADLLKSDQILSSTGIERTTLAIAWHPLNDINSQFLQQAQTLWKIDQKSLSSNTDITWRTATSYDAVLVLSAALKRKPSRSGIQQTLSMAEFAVTGVTGIIRFTQSDRRDSKITMVQVSRKCNSSSFVFTLSDRPLKCS; encoded by the coding sequence ATTTTTTACAGTCAAGGTAGTGTTTATGCGGAATCTCTAGCTAAGGCAGTGCGATTAGCAGCGAAATCCTCGCAGGGTCAGGTGATTAGCCATCAACCAGCCTTCAATCTCGCCAGCGATCGCTTTGATGGGAACGCAGCCTTAAAGCAAGCTAAAGCTCAAGGTGCGACAGTAGTTGTGTTAATTCCCGACGCAGGGGTGGGATTGTATAATGCGATTCCCAATGCTTTACGAGTTATCAAGGAAAATAATGAGCAATTTTGGCTGATAGGAGGTGATAGTCTATACAGTGCAGACTTACTTAAATCAGACCAGATTCTTTCCTCAACGGGTATAGAACGCACAACATTAGCGATCGCTTGGCATCCCCTCAACGATATCAACTCTCAATTTCTCCAGCAAGCTCAGACGTTATGGAAAATTGACCAAAAAAGTCTTTCTAGTAACACAGACATCACTTGGCGCACCGCTACCAGCTACGATGCAGTTTTAGTCTTGAGCGCCGCTTTGAAAAGAAAACCCAGCCGCAGCGGAATTCAGCAAACACTGTCAATGGCTGAATTTGCAGTTACAGGTGTCACAGGAATCATTCGATTTACCCAGAGCGATCGTCGTGATAGTAAAATTACAATGGTGCAAGTATCGCGTAAGTGTAATTCCAGCAGTTTCGTTTTTACACTCAGCGATCGTCCTTTGAAATGTAGTTAA
- a CDS encoding CAP domain-containing protein yields the protein MIKTTIYGIALGTFVLTSGANAISVADQTSTPKSSHVDIASDSLQAIPYPQGRNYPRRSPSQGTPINPQGTPINPQGTPINPQGTPINPQGTPINPQGTPINPQGTPINPQGTPINPQGTPTDPQGTPINPQGTPTDPQGTPNNPQGTPTDPQDSPTSQGTPTDSQDSPTSQGTQSSADTAAIEASVFQQINSYRASINLPALTRNSAADNQARIHSQNMASKKVAFGHSGVNQRFKATGITYKSAAENVAYNSNSDPATIAVQGWLKSPGHLANIKGKFTLTGIGVAKSSDGQVYLTQLFFLS from the coding sequence ATGATCAAAACAACAATTTACGGAATTGCTTTAGGAACTTTCGTGCTCACCAGTGGAGCTAACGCTATTTCTGTAGCAGATCAAACTTCTACGCCGAAGTCTTCGCATGTAGACATTGCAAGTGATAGTCTTCAGGCCATACCCTACCCTCAAGGTAGAAATTATCCTCGGCGCTCACCCTCCCAAGGTACACCGATTAATCCCCAAGGTACACCGATTAATCCCCAAGGTACACCGATTAATCCCCAAGGTACACCGATTAATCCCCAAGGTACACCGATTAATCCCCAAGGTACACCGATTAATCCCCAAGGTACACCGATTAATCCCCAAGGTACACCGATTAATCCCCAAGGTACACCCACTGATCCCCAAGGTACACCGATTAATCCCCAAGGTACACCCACTGATCCCCAAGGTACACCCAATAATCCCCAAGGTACACCCACTGATCCCCAAGATTCTCCTACTAGTCAGGGTACACCCACAGATTCTCAAGATTCTCCTACTAGCCAAGGTACACAGTCGAGTGCAGATACCGCTGCTATTGAAGCATCAGTTTTCCAACAAATTAATAGTTACAGAGCTTCTATCAATCTCCCAGCATTGACACGTAACTCTGCGGCTGATAATCAAGCGAGAATTCATAGCCAAAACATGGCTAGTAAAAAAGTCGCCTTTGGACACAGTGGAGTTAATCAGCGATTTAAAGCCACCGGTATTACTTACAAATCCGCTGCGGAAAACGTCGCTTATAACAGTAACAGTGATCCAGCTACCATAGCTGTTCAAGGCTGGCTCAAAAGTCCGGGACATCTAGCTAATATCAAAGGAAAATTCACTCTCACTGGAATTGGTGTTGCTAAGAGTAGTGACGGGCAAGTCTACCTAACACAACTTTTCTTCCTTTCTTAA
- a CDS encoding CAP domain-containing protein, whose protein sequence is MFRQTAFGIALSTLVLASELTTASFPDHTAKKKSLAPQPLSIASNQVAVSTTTFKTTALEKSVFDQINRYRVARGLSKLTLNANITKQARIHSQNMANGKVPFSHQGFEKRVTAIPIIYNSAAENVAFNQGYSNPAAEAVTGWLKSPGHLVNIKGKYNLTGIGVAANKQGEVYLTQIFVQAR, encoded by the coding sequence ATGTTCCGACAGACTGCTTTTGGCATCGCTTTAAGTACGCTTGTCCTTGCCAGTGAATTAACAACCGCTTCTTTTCCAGACCACACTGCTAAGAAAAAATCCCTTGCTCCTCAGCCGTTATCGATTGCGTCTAATCAAGTTGCAGTATCTACTACTACTTTTAAAACTACTGCTTTAGAAAAATCAGTTTTTGACCAAATTAATCGATATCGGGTTGCTCGAGGATTGTCAAAATTGACCCTGAATGCAAATATCACTAAACAGGCAAGGATTCATAGTCAAAATATGGCAAATGGTAAAGTCCCGTTTAGTCATCAAGGATTTGAAAAACGAGTGACTGCTATCCCGATTATTTACAACAGCGCAGCGGAGAATGTTGCTTTCAACCAAGGGTATAGCAATCCTGCTGCTGAGGCTGTAACTGGTTGGCTCAAAAGCCCAGGACATTTAGTCAATATCAAAGGTAAATATAACCTGACTGGAATCGGTGTTGCAGCGAATAAGCAAGGAGAAGTTTACCTGACGCAGATTTTTGTACAGGCGAGATAG
- a CDS encoding ribonuclease H-like domain-containing protein produces the protein MTLADFQVSDRDLSDAALAQYLESEAIAVDTETMGLLPQRDRLCLVQLCNPQGNVTAIRIAQGQTTAPNLKQLLEAANTQKVFHFARFDIATLRHHLGIQVQPLFCTKIASKLARTYTNRHGLKDVVQELEKVELDKSAQSSDWGNADNLSAEQLSYAANDVRYLLSVQQKLTQMLKREARWELAQACFQVLPTIVALDLLQFKDLFEH, from the coding sequence ATGACATTAGCTGATTTTCAGGTGAGCGATCGCGATTTGAGTGACGCAGCCCTAGCGCAGTATTTAGAATCAGAAGCGATCGCCGTTGATACCGAGACGATGGGGTTATTACCGCAGCGCGATCGCTTGTGTCTTGTCCAGCTATGCAATCCCCAAGGAAATGTGACAGCAATTCGCATTGCTCAAGGACAAACCACAGCCCCCAACTTAAAACAACTTTTAGAAGCAGCAAATACACAAAAAGTATTTCACTTTGCACGCTTTGATATTGCTACCCTGCGTCATCATTTAGGAATTCAAGTCCAGCCGCTTTTCTGCACGAAAATAGCTAGCAAATTAGCTCGTACATATACCAATCGTCATGGACTAAAAGACGTAGTGCAAGAGCTAGAAAAAGTAGAACTCGATAAAAGTGCTCAGAGTTCTGATTGGGGTAACGCCGATAATTTATCAGCAGAACAACTCAGTTACGCTGCTAATGACGTCCGCTATCTGCTGAGTGTACAACAAAAACTTACACAAATGCTCAAACGAGAAGCTAGGTGGGAACTAGCTCAAGCCTGTTTTCAGGTTTTACCCACAATAGTAGCTTTAGATTTGCTGCAATTTAAAGATTTATTTGAACACTAA
- a CDS encoding rhodanese-like domain-containing protein: MDNNVIGGIIPPQPPIEPQSDVYVLKSRLEWGEPAFTILDVCDRKTYNQGHIMGAMATPLDDLVNIAASSLDKGRDIYVYGATEEQSSQAAQLLRSAGFEHVSQLKGGLAAWKAIGGPTEGIIESQTPAGADDLNVVSRIQNHVENLQKDT; the protein is encoded by the coding sequence ATGGATAACAATGTGATAGGTGGTATTATTCCCCCGCAACCACCCATAGAACCACAATCTGATGTCTATGTGCTGAAGTCACGCTTAGAATGGGGAGAACCAGCTTTCACGATTTTGGATGTGTGCGATCGCAAAACCTATAATCAAGGGCATATTATGGGCGCTATGGCAACCCCCCTTGATGATTTAGTTAACATAGCTGCATCATCTTTGGATAAAGGCCGCGATATCTATGTTTACGGCGCGACTGAAGAACAATCTAGTCAAGCGGCGCAACTGCTGCGGTCTGCTGGGTTTGAGCATGTTTCTCAACTCAAAGGCGGATTGGCTGCATGGAAAGCTATTGGCGGCCCAACTGAGGGAATTATTGAATCACAAACCCCCGCAGGTGCAGATGATCTCAATGTGGTATCTCGCATCCAAAATCATGTAGAAAATCTGCAAAAAGACACTTAA
- a CDS encoding response regulator transcription factor, with product MVMAPATNPKILVVDDDHGVRNLIYRFLSRKYHIESAGDGKTALSLFDQFNPALVILDWNLPDTNGYKLCQEMQSRTNVLVMILTSRTDEADKIRVLAAGADDFMTKPFSLAEVEVRVQALLRRIRSINPSPSQRLVFQQLAINPDGREVTLNDKPLSLTALEFNILHFLASHPGQAWSRPQLIQKIWGCDYVGDGRVVDVHIGQLRKKMEVDANVADYIKTVRGYGYKFEPPEDT from the coding sequence ATGGTGATGGCTCCCGCTACTAATCCTAAAATCCTTGTTGTAGATGACGACCACGGTGTCCGCAATCTCATATATCGGTTTTTAAGTCGCAAATACCACATAGAGTCTGCAGGAGACGGAAAAACTGCTCTATCATTGTTTGACCAATTTAACCCAGCGCTCGTCATCCTAGATTGGAATTTACCAGATACCAACGGTTATAAACTCTGCCAAGAAATGCAGAGTCGCACTAACGTCTTAGTCATGATCTTGACAAGTAGGACTGATGAAGCTGATAAAATCAGAGTCTTGGCAGCAGGTGCTGATGACTTTATGACTAAACCATTTAGTCTCGCCGAAGTTGAAGTCAGAGTCCAAGCCCTGTTGCGGCGTATCCGCAGTATCAATCCCTCTCCCTCACAACGTCTCGTCTTTCAGCAGCTAGCAATTAACCCGGACGGACGAGAGGTAACTCTGAACGATAAACCCCTAAGCTTAACCGCTTTGGAATTTAATATTTTACATTTTTTGGCCAGCCATCCAGGTCAAGCTTGGAGTCGTCCACAGCTAATCCAAAAAATTTGGGGTTGTGACTATGTTGGGGATGGGCGCGTAGTTGATGTGCATATCGGTCAACTCCGTAAAAAAATGGAAGTTGATGCAAATGTAGCGGACTATATCAAAACTGTCCGGGGTTACGGTTATAAATTTGAACCGCCAGAAGACACATGA
- a CDS encoding DUF4330 domain-containing protein, with protein sequence MAILDSKGRLFGKINLLDLGAGLVILLVIFGIFIFPGTSGSVAQVGAKTVPIEVDLVVRGLNVRDPQQLFTNGLAKGGKTNVIIRNQPYGEIGIKSIQQLPRTINVPQPNGTVKELPDPKANNFSADFLLTLEGKAQLTTNGPVLGNSKVKIGMPFELEGFNYNFNATVVDVRVNTQ encoded by the coding sequence ATGGCTATTTTAGATTCCAAAGGTCGCCTCTTCGGCAAAATCAACCTTTTAGATTTAGGTGCTGGGCTGGTAATTTTACTAGTTATATTTGGCATCTTTATCTTTCCTGGTACATCTGGTTCTGTAGCTCAAGTTGGTGCAAAAACAGTACCGATTGAGGTAGATTTAGTTGTCCGTGGTTTGAATGTGCGCGACCCCCAACAGCTATTTACTAATGGGTTAGCAAAAGGCGGTAAAACTAATGTGATTATCCGCAATCAACCCTATGGTGAAATTGGCATTAAATCAATTCAACAGTTACCAAGAACAATCAATGTTCCTCAACCCAACGGTACTGTTAAAGAGTTACCAGATCCCAAAGCTAATAATTTCAGCGCAGATTTTTTGTTGACTTTAGAAGGTAAGGCGCAACTTACTACCAATGGCCCAGTTTTAGGTAACAGTAAAGTCAAAATTGGTATGCCATTTGAATTAGAAGGCTTTAACTATAACTTTAATGCCACCGTCGTTGATGTGAGAGTCAATACTCAATAA
- a CDS encoding M48 family metallopeptidase, producing the protein MINWKGLSASYHWWRRRWFYPLVSVVVALGVCLTTPAPGKAIDLLPLLLQGVQVLQLSNISERQEVDLGKQMNQELSAEVRLSDNSQLISYVNQIGRRLAASSDRPNLPYTFQVVEDDAINAFATLGGFVYVHTGLLKAADNEAELASVIAHEIGHVGGKHLVKQMRQRAIASGVATAAGLDRNQAVGIGVELALNRPRSRQDEFDADQRGLKTLTRAGYAPSAMVSFMQKLLRNGSGPAFLSTHPATSDRINALNRSINSQPSNGRYGLDNNSYKANIRAFLR; encoded by the coding sequence ATGATTAATTGGAAAGGCTTGTCTGCAAGTTATCATTGGTGGCGACGTCGTTGGTTTTATCCGTTAGTTTCTGTGGTAGTGGCTTTGGGCGTGTGTTTGACTACACCTGCGCCGGGAAAAGCTATAGACTTATTACCACTGCTGTTACAGGGAGTCCAAGTTCTTCAGCTATCTAATATATCTGAACGCCAGGAAGTTGACCTTGGTAAACAGATGAATCAAGAATTGAGTGCTGAGGTGCGACTCAGCGACAATTCTCAGTTGATTAGTTATGTTAATCAAATTGGTCGGCGTTTGGCAGCGAGTAGCGATCGCCCGAATTTACCTTATACTTTCCAAGTAGTGGAAGATGACGCCATCAACGCCTTTGCGACTTTAGGCGGTTTCGTTTATGTGCACACAGGTCTGCTCAAAGCTGCAGACAACGAAGCAGAATTAGCTAGCGTCATCGCCCATGAAATCGGTCATGTCGGTGGTAAACACTTAGTTAAACAGATGCGTCAGCGAGCCATTGCTAGCGGTGTAGCCACTGCTGCTGGTTTAGATCGCAATCAGGCGGTGGGAATTGGTGTAGAATTAGCCCTGAACCGTCCCCGCAGTCGTCAAGATGAATTTGATGCAGACCAGAGAGGGTTGAAAACTTTGACACGGGCTGGTTACGCACCGTCAGCGATGGTTTCCTTTATGCAAAAATTGCTGCGGAATGGTTCAGGGCCAGCTTTTTTGAGCACTCACCCCGCAACCAGCGATCGCATTAACGCCCTCAACCGCAGCATTAACTCCCAACCTAGCAATGGACGCTACGGTCTAGATAATAATTCTTATAAAGCTAATATCCGCGCCTTTTTAAGATAG
- a CDS encoding metallophosphoesterase family protein: MSETNRRRLVIGDVHGHYEGLMILLEAIAPGADDQLYFLGDLIDRGPKSAQVVNFVKENNYPCLLGNHEQMLLNILSNGGATSAAMQSWLYSGGQATVASYQEGTIPQDHLEWFQQLPTYLDLGDIWLTHAGVDPELPLEAQTSEQFCWIRDEFHSTEQPYFPDKLIITGHTITFTLPGVSPGQLALGRGWLDIDTGAYHPRSGWLTALDATNSLVYQVNVFKKLVRTLPLAEAAIAIDPSQIKSDRRKKQRA; this comes from the coding sequence ATGAGCGAAACTAATCGGCGTCGGCTTGTCATTGGAGATGTACACGGTCATTATGAAGGGTTGATGATCTTGCTAGAGGCGATCGCTCCTGGTGCAGATGACCAACTGTATTTTCTGGGAGATTTAATTGATCGTGGCCCTAAAAGCGCACAAGTGGTGAACTTTGTTAAAGAAAATAACTACCCATGTTTACTGGGAAACCATGAGCAAATGTTATTAAACATTCTCAGTAACGGAGGTGCTACCAGCGCGGCGATGCAATCATGGTTGTATAGTGGGGGACAGGCAACTGTAGCTAGTTATCAAGAGGGAACAATTCCTCAAGATCATTTAGAGTGGTTTCAGCAGTTACCCACATATTTAGATTTAGGCGATATTTGGTTAACTCATGCTGGTGTTGACCCTGAGTTACCTTTGGAAGCACAAACCTCGGAGCAATTTTGCTGGATTAGGGACGAATTTCACAGCACGGAGCAGCCCTACTTTCCAGATAAATTAATTATTACAGGTCACACCATCACTTTTACTCTACCGGGCGTCTCCCCTGGTCAATTAGCATTAGGCAGAGGCTGGTTAGATATAGATACTGGCGCTTATCATCCCCGCAGTGGTTGGTTGACAGCACTTGACGCCACAAATAGCTTAGTTTATCAAGTCAATGTTTTTAAAAAGCTTGTCCGCACTCTACCTTTAGCAGAAGCAGCGATCGCGATTGATCCATCACAAATCAAAAGCGATCGCCGCAAAAAGCAAAGAGCATAA
- a CDS encoding DUF2470 domain-containing protein, whose translation MSEEFSPEISSRICKHMNDDHSDAIVLYAKAFGGVADATAAQMLAIDAQGMDLTAQVNTETVPVRITFDHVLADAEDAHQTLIAMVKQARVQAK comes from the coding sequence ATGTCTGAAGAATTTTCACCGGAAATTAGCTCTCGTATTTGCAAGCATATGAACGATGATCACAGTGATGCGATCGTTCTCTATGCTAAAGCCTTTGGTGGTGTCGCTGATGCCACAGCAGCTCAAATGTTGGCTATCGATGCTCAAGGTATGGATTTGACAGCACAAGTCAACACAGAAACTGTACCAGTTCGGATTACCTTTGATCATGTGTTAGCAGATGCAGAAGATGCTCACCAAACGCTGATTGCAATGGTAAAGCAGGCGCGGGTACAAGCAAAGTAG
- a CDS encoding response regulator, with protein sequence MNAFANLMLKTTQTKMNALSLPFISINNRCRKEDFIKHILICDDVADDSLLMETILATEESEIETVDSGAAVLTYLETSHKKPDLLILDVMMPVMDGFEVVRHIRQSIEFQSLLILLVTSMSEDIAQQNSDVKVDGFIQKPIDPDVVITKVQAMLDLAENN encoded by the coding sequence TTGAATGCTTTTGCTAATCTCATGCTCAAAACTACGCAAACAAAGATGAATGCATTGTCATTACCATTCATCTCTATTAATAACAGATGCCGAAAAGAGGATTTTATTAAACATATATTGATTTGTGACGATGTGGCTGATGACTCTCTTCTCATGGAAACAATTTTAGCAACAGAAGAATCTGAAATTGAAACTGTAGATTCAGGTGCAGCAGTGCTAACCTATCTAGAAACCAGCCATAAAAAACCTGACTTGCTAATACTAGATGTTATGATGCCTGTGATGGATGGATTTGAAGTTGTTCGACACATCCGTCAATCAATTGAATTTCAATCTCTGTTGATTCTGTTAGTAACAAGCATGAGTGAAGACATAGCCCAACAGAATAGCGATGTTAAGGTTGATGGATTTATTCAAAAACCCATTGACCCTGATGTTGTCATCACTAAAGTGCAAGCAATGTTAGACCTTGCTGAAAATAATTAA